The following proteins are encoded in a genomic region of Rubrobacter xylanophilus DSM 9941:
- a CDS encoding histone deacetylase family protein → MLVYTHPACRKHLNPSSGVEVPERYPAALAGAEAAARDGAPVEVRRSEPAPEAALLAVHERGYLKLLRELSSSGGGVLDPDTALGPGSWEAALLAAGAAAGAAEAALSGAASFALVRPPGHHAGRGRAMGFCLINNAAVAAAHARALGARRVAVLDWDVHHGNGTQEIFYAAGDVLYLSVHRGGLFYPGTGHPEEVGAGPGKGFTVNVPLPAGSGEGGYAAAFGGVLLPVLEEFAPELVVVSAGYDAHASDPLGGMRLEAGSFGRFAAAVASLARRASGTPPAFVLEGGYEAGALTACVAATIRGAGEGETGGEPWPAEGRGDLLGPPRRALAPYWESLRGG, encoded by the coding sequence ATGCTCGTCTACACGCACCCCGCCTGCCGGAAGCACCTGAACCCCAGCTCCGGGGTGGAGGTCCCGGAGCGCTACCCGGCGGCGCTCGCCGGGGCCGAGGCCGCCGCCCGGGACGGCGCGCCGGTCGAGGTGCGCCGCTCCGAGCCGGCCCCGGAGGCCGCGCTCCTCGCGGTGCACGAGCGGGGCTACCTGAAGCTGCTGCGCGAGCTCTCGTCCTCCGGGGGCGGCGTGCTGGACCCGGACACCGCGCTCGGGCCGGGCTCCTGGGAGGCGGCGCTGCTCGCCGCCGGGGCCGCCGCCGGCGCCGCGGAGGCCGCGCTCTCGGGCGCGGCCTCCTTCGCCCTCGTGCGCCCGCCGGGGCACCACGCCGGGCGGGGGAGGGCCATGGGCTTCTGCCTCATCAACAACGCCGCCGTCGCCGCCGCCCACGCCCGCGCGCTCGGGGCGCGGCGGGTGGCCGTCCTCGACTGGGACGTCCACCACGGCAACGGCACCCAGGAGATCTTCTACGCCGCGGGCGACGTCCTCTACCTCTCGGTGCACCGGGGCGGGCTCTTCTACCCGGGCACGGGGCACCCGGAGGAGGTGGGCGCTGGCCCGGGAAAGGGCTTCACCGTGAACGTGCCGCTCCCGGCCGGCTCCGGGGAGGGGGGGTACGCGGCGGCCTTCGGGGGGGTGCTCCTTCCCGTGCTCGAGGAGTTCGCGCCGGAGCTCGTCGTGGTCTCGGCGGGGTACGACGCCCACGCCTCGGACCCCCTCGGCGGCATGCGGCTCGAGGCCGGCTCCTTCGGGCGCTTCGCCGCGGCGGTGGCCTCCCTCGCGCGGCGCGCCTCGGGAACCCCTCCGGCCTTCGTGCTGGAGGGCGGCTACGAGGCGGGGGCGCTCACCGCCTGCGTCGCCGCCACCATCCGGGGGGCCGGGGAGGGGGAGACCGGAGGGGAGCCCTGGCCCGCGGAGGGGCGGGGGGATCTCCTCGGGCCTCCCCGCAGGGCCCTCGCCCCCTACTGGGAGAGCCTGCGGGGAGGTTAG
- a CDS encoding FAD-binding monooxygenase: protein MQQFHLNGFKVGDPFVHEAVGEPVDPEVLPEAVDVLIVGCGPAGLTLATQLAAFPEIRVRIVERKGGPLELGQADGIACRTMEMFEAFGFSERVLKEACWINETVFWEPDAADRRGIVRSGRIQDTEDGLSEFPHVVLNQARVHEFYLDAMRKSPTRLVPNYSRRLVGLEVGEGRSGAGDRDHPVKVTLERTDPEHAGETETVRARYVVGCDGAHSTVRKLLGLSMKGDSANQLWGVMDVLAVTDFPDVRMKAVIHSSGGGNLLIIPREGGYLVRLYIELGRPGERFSREDVTAGQLVEAARRILHPYTLEVKEIAWWSVYEIGQRLCDRFDDVPEEEAGERFPRVFIAGDACHTHSPKAGQVMNVSMADAFNLGWKLASVLLGRSKPELLYTYSAERRAVAQELIDFDREFARMISAPPKATGDDDEGIDPKEFQEYFVKQGRFTAGVATRYGPSLITAEPVHQDLARGFVVGTRFHSAPVIRLSDAKPVQLGHAVKADGRWRVFAFADREDPADPSSAIQRLCRFLAGSPESPVLRHTPKGADIDSVIDVRAVFQQGHRELALEKMPPFLLPRKGRYGLVDYEKMFCPDLKGGEDIFELRGIDRERGCLVVVRPDQYVAQVLPLDAHEGLAAFFARFMLGAGRHGRPSNEERSAMVGRVGSESGAGFAGAGRFGGFGAMPASSRRPPGARG from the coding sequence ATGCAGCAGTTCCATCTCAACGGGTTTAAGGTCGGCGATCCCTTCGTCCACGAGGCCGTCGGCGAGCCCGTGGACCCGGAGGTCCTGCCCGAGGCGGTCGACGTGCTCATCGTCGGGTGCGGGCCTGCGGGGCTGACGCTGGCGACGCAGCTCGCGGCCTTCCCCGAGATAAGGGTTCGCATCGTCGAGCGGAAGGGCGGGCCGCTAGAGCTCGGGCAGGCCGACGGCATCGCCTGCCGCACGATGGAGATGTTCGAGGCCTTCGGCTTCAGCGAGCGGGTCTTGAAGGAGGCCTGCTGGATCAACGAGACGGTCTTCTGGGAGCCGGATGCGGCGGACCGCAGGGGAATCGTACGCAGCGGGAGGATCCAGGACACAGAGGACGGACTCTCCGAGTTCCCCCACGTGGTGCTGAACCAGGCGCGGGTGCACGAGTTCTACCTGGACGCGATGCGGAAGTCGCCCACCCGGCTCGTGCCGAACTACTCCCGGCGGCTGGTGGGTCTCGAGGTCGGCGAGGGGAGGTCCGGGGCTGGGGATAGAGACCACCCGGTGAAGGTCACACTCGAGCGCACGGACCCGGAGCACGCGGGCGAGACGGAGACCGTGCGGGCCCGCTACGTGGTCGGCTGCGACGGGGCGCACAGCACCGTCAGGAAGCTCCTCGGGCTCTCGATGAAGGGTGATTCGGCCAACCAACTCTGGGGGGTCATGGACGTTTTGGCGGTCACCGACTTCCCGGACGTCCGGATGAAGGCCGTGATCCACTCCTCGGGCGGGGGGAACTTGCTGATCATCCCCCGCGAGGGCGGCTACCTCGTGCGGCTGTACATCGAGCTCGGGAGGCCGGGCGAGCGGTTCTCGAGGGAGGACGTCACCGCCGGGCAGCTGGTGGAGGCGGCGCGGCGCATCCTGCACCCCTACACCCTGGAGGTGAAGGAGATCGCCTGGTGGTCGGTCTACGAGATCGGGCAGCGGCTGTGCGACCGCTTCGACGACGTCCCCGAGGAGGAGGCCGGGGAGAGGTTCCCCCGCGTCTTCATCGCCGGGGACGCCTGCCACACCCACAGCCCCAAGGCCGGGCAGGTGATGAACGTCTCCATGGCCGACGCCTTCAACCTCGGCTGGAAGCTGGCCTCCGTGCTCCTCGGCAGGAGCAAACCCGAGCTCCTCTACACCTACTCGGCGGAGCGCCGGGCGGTGGCTCAGGAGCTGATCGACTTCGACCGCGAGTTCGCCAGGATGATCAGCGCGCCGCCCAAGGCCACGGGCGACGACGACGAGGGCATAGACCCGAAGGAGTTCCAGGAGTACTTCGTGAAGCAGGGCCGCTTCACCGCCGGCGTCGCCACCCGCTATGGCCCCTCCCTCATCACCGCGGAGCCCGTCCACCAGGATCTCGCCAGGGGCTTCGTCGTCGGCACGCGCTTCCACTCGGCGCCCGTGATCCGGCTCTCCGACGCAAAGCCGGTGCAGCTGGGGCACGCCGTGAAGGCCGACGGCCGCTGGCGCGTCTTCGCCTTCGCCGACCGCGAGGACCCCGCAGACCCCTCCTCGGCCATCCAGAGGCTGTGCCGCTTTCTCGCGGGGTCGCCGGAATCGCCGGTGCTCCGCCACACCCCCAAAGGCGCGGACATAGACTCCGTGATCGACGTGCGGGCCGTCTTCCAGCAGGGCCACCGGGAGCTGGCGCTGGAGAAGATGCCCCCCTTCCTGCTCCCGCGCAAGGGCCGCTACGGGCTGGTGGACTACGAGAAGATGTTCTGCCCCGACCTGAAAGGGGGCGAGGACATCTTCGAGCTGCGCGGCATCGACCGCGAGCGGGGATGCCTGGTGGTGGTGCGCCCGGACCAGTACGTGGCGCAGGTGCTGCCGCTGGACGCCCACGAAGGGCTGGCCGCGTTCTTCGCGCGCTTCATGCTCGGGGCGGGCCGGCACGGCCGGCCTAGCAACGAAGAAAGGAGCGCCATGGTCGGTCGCGTAGGTTCGGAGAGCGGCGCCGGGTTCGCAGGAGCCGGGCGGTTCGGCGGCTTCGGGGCCATGCCCGCCTCGAGCCGGCGCCCACCAGGGGCAAGGGGGTGA
- a CDS encoding DUF4352 domain-containing protein produces MTKLASMLGIGALFAAAVIGALAAAGFFGNPTFAGLRPDRPPQPAEPPPGAARVPGEAVAAGHPVRVGDLEWTVTGARRSPELTSYTFPPETRLGSFVSASFEVRNASKRPVTLTEELVRLVDGQGREYAPSPEFNSQFVPPERNLLFNEHGLVPPGASREGRVNFEVASGASRFWLEISGPGAEERYVRLPLSQSAGAG; encoded by the coding sequence ATGACGAAGCTGGCCAGCATGCTCGGGATAGGAGCGCTCTTTGCGGCCGCCGTGATCGGGGCGCTCGCGGCCGCGGGCTTTTTCGGGAACCCCACCTTCGCCGGGCTGCGGCCGGACAGGCCGCCGCAGCCCGCCGAGCCGCCCCCGGGCGCCGCTCGGGTCCCCGGGGAGGCGGTGGCGGCGGGCCATCCGGTGCGGGTCGGCGATCTGGAGTGGACGGTCACCGGGGCCCGGCGCAGCCCGGAGCTGACCTCCTACACCTTCCCCCCGGAGACGCGGCTGGGCAGCTTCGTCAGCGCGTCGTTCGAGGTGCGAAACGCCTCGAAGAGGCCCGTCACCCTCACCGAGGAGCTGGTGCGGCTGGTGGACGGGCAGGGACGGGAGTACGCCCCCAGCCCGGAGTTCAACTCCCAGTTCGTGCCGCCGGAGAGAAACCTGCTCTTCAACGAGCACGGGCTCGTCCCGCCCGGCGCGAGCAGGGAGGGCCGGGTGAACTTCGAGGTGGCCTCGGGCGCCTCCCGCTTCTGGCTCGAGATCTCGGGGCCAGGAGCCGAAGAGCGGTACGTGCGGCTCCCGCTCTCCCAGAGCGCCGGGGCCGGCTAG
- a CDS encoding glycosyltransferase family 2 protein: MGPVRAGASPPGGASGGRVSVVVATRDRRDELLRTVYHLLALPERPRVVVVDNASSDGTPQALARLHPEVEVVALGENLAAAGRTAGVRRCPTPYVAFADDDSWWEPGSLRRAADLLDAHPRLGLVAGRVLLGPEGREDPVCGLMAASPLPAEPDLPGPGVLGFVACAAVVRREAYLGSGGFERRLFWGEEELLAADMAAAGWALVYDAGVVARHHPSPARDARANRRRAVRSALLTGWLRRPARVALGRSLRALRSSLRDPDARAGLAAALAGLPWALRGRRPLPPRVEEGLRMLESG, translated from the coding sequence TTGGGGCCTGTACGGGCAGGGGCCTCGCCGCCGGGCGGGGCTTCCGGCGGGCGCGTCTCGGTGGTCGTCGCGACCCGCGACCGGCGCGACGAGCTCCTCAGGACCGTCTACCACCTGCTGGCCCTCCCCGAGCGGCCGCGCGTCGTGGTCGTGGACAACGCCTCCTCCGACGGGACGCCGCAGGCCCTCGCGAGGCTCCATCCGGAGGTGGAGGTCGTGGCGCTCGGCGAGAACCTCGCCGCCGCCGGGCGGACGGCGGGCGTGCGGCGCTGCCCCACCCCCTACGTGGCCTTCGCCGACGACGACTCCTGGTGGGAGCCCGGCTCCCTGCGCCGGGCGGCCGACCTGCTGGACGCCCACCCGCGGCTCGGGCTGGTGGCCGGGCGCGTCCTGCTCGGCCCCGAGGGGCGGGAGGACCCGGTCTGCGGCCTCATGGCCGCAAGCCCCCTGCCCGCAGAGCCGGATCTCCCGGGGCCGGGGGTGCTCGGGTTCGTCGCCTGCGCCGCGGTGGTGCGGCGGGAGGCCTACCTGGGGTCCGGGGGCTTCGAGCGGCGGCTCTTCTGGGGCGAGGAGGAGCTGCTCGCCGCCGACATGGCCGCCGCCGGGTGGGCCCTGGTCTACGACGCCGGCGTCGTCGCCCGCCACCACCCCTCGCCCGCCCGCGACGCCCGGGCCAACCGCCGGCGGGCCGTCCGCAGCGCGCTGCTGACCGGCTGGCTGCGCCGGCCGGCCCGGGTGGCCCTGGGCCGCTCCCTGCGCGCCCTGCGCTCCTCCCTGCGCGACCCGGACGCCCGGGCCGGGCTCGCGGCGGCGCTCGCCGGGCTCCCGTGGGCGCTGCGCGGCCGCCGCCCGCTCCCGCCGCGGGTGGAGGAGGGGCTCCGGATGCTGGAGTCCGGGTAG
- a CDS encoding LysR family transcriptional regulator has translation MELSHIRYFVAAAEELHFGRAARRLHVTQPSLSKRVAGLERELGVRLFHRTRREVRLTEAGEIFLEGARRVLEDALRAAEEARKAGRGELGRLEIGFFSPAIYGVLPEILKEYHERFPEVRVTLHEWTSSVQLERMREGKIEIGFMRAPVEEAGFVTEHVFVEPVVAALPEGHPQARREVVSPRELADEPFIMVPRSKEPNSFDRYVSICQRAGFSPKITQEVFEIHAIVGLVATGMGVAFVQGSVANLKRPGVVYRPLDDPEARIGTAIVRRSSRPSPVLRTFLETLQAFVA, from the coding sequence GTGGAGCTCAGCCACATCAGGTACTTCGTGGCGGCGGCCGAGGAGCTGCACTTCGGGAGGGCGGCGAGGAGGCTGCACGTAACCCAGCCGTCGCTGAGCAAGCGGGTTGCCGGCCTCGAGAGGGAGCTCGGCGTCAGGCTCTTCCACCGCACCCGGCGGGAGGTCCGGCTGACGGAGGCGGGGGAGATATTCCTGGAGGGGGCGCGGAGGGTGCTGGAGGACGCGCTAAGGGCTGCGGAGGAGGCCAGGAAGGCGGGGCGGGGCGAGCTCGGGAGGCTCGAGATAGGCTTTTTCAGCCCCGCGATCTACGGCGTCCTCCCGGAGATACTCAAGGAGTACCACGAGCGGTTCCCGGAGGTCAGGGTGACGCTGCACGAGTGGACTAGCTCGGTGCAGCTGGAGCGCATGAGGGAGGGGAAGATCGAGATCGGCTTCATGCGCGCGCCGGTGGAGGAGGCGGGGTTCGTGACCGAGCACGTCTTTGTGGAGCCGGTGGTCGCGGCGCTGCCGGAGGGCCACCCGCAGGCGCGCCGGGAGGTGGTCTCCCCGCGGGAGCTGGCCGACGAGCCGTTCATCATGGTCCCGCGCAGCAAGGAGCCCAACAGCTTCGACCGGTACGTGAGCATCTGCCAGAGGGCGGGCTTCAGCCCGAAGATCACCCAGGAGGTGTTCGAGATCCACGCGATCGTGGGGCTCGTGGCGACCGGGATGGGGGTGGCCTTCGTCCAGGGCTCGGTGGCGAACCTGAAGCGGCCCGGGGTGGTCTACCGGCCGCTCGACGACCCGGAGGCCCGGATCGGGACGGCCATCGTGCGGAGGAGCTCCCGGCCCTCGCCCGTGCTGCGCACCTTTCTCGAGACGCTGCAGGCGTTTGTGGCCTAG
- the solA gene encoding N-methyl-L-tryptophan oxidase, with translation MTTTMRGAGGYYYYGGRYDAIVVGVGAMGSAALYHLARRGKRVLGLERFGIPHAMGSSHGHTRIIRLAYYEHPSYVVLLRRAYELWRELEREAGEQLLHITGSIDAGPEDSWVFRGSWESARMHELPHEVLTGSELHRRYPAYRLPKDHLALLQPEGGFLKPERCIVAHVMAAQARGAEVHAHEKVLEWGPSEGGGGVRVRTERGTYEAEKLILSAGAWMGELAPEALGGVAVAERQVLAWLQPQKPELFRPQNFPVFNLLVEEGRFYGFPVFGVPGFKFGKYHHLLEELGEPDRLDRQVHWRDEQMLREFAERYFPEGCGPTMDLQVCMFTNTQDNHFIIDLYPGLEQVVIASPCSGHGFKFASVVGEILADLADSGASRHDISLFRVGRFAPQRGFLSARASSRPPAGTAARLERRTVEAVAGKNGRLHRFPEAGEISAPW, from the coding sequence ATGACGACCACGATGAGGGGCGCAGGAGGCTACTACTACTACGGCGGGCGCTACGACGCGATCGTGGTTGGGGTAGGGGCGATGGGCAGCGCTGCGCTCTACCACCTGGCGAGGAGGGGCAAGCGAGTCTTGGGGCTAGAGCGCTTTGGCATCCCGCACGCCATGGGCTCCTCCCACGGGCACACCCGCATCATCCGGCTCGCCTACTACGAGCACCCCTCCTATGTGGTGCTGCTGCGGCGCGCCTACGAGCTGTGGCGGGAGCTGGAGCGGGAGGCGGGCGAGCAGCTGCTCCACATCACCGGCTCCATAGACGCCGGTCCCGAGGACTCCTGGGTCTTTCGGGGCTCCTGGGAGTCGGCCAGGATGCACGAGCTGCCCCACGAAGTGCTCACCGGCTCCGAGCTGCACAGGCGCTACCCCGCCTACAGGCTGCCCAAAGACCACCTCGCCCTCCTGCAGCCGGAGGGGGGCTTTCTGAAGCCCGAGCGGTGCATAGTGGCCCATGTGATGGCCGCGCAGGCGCGGGGGGCCGAAGTGCACGCCCACGAGAAAGTCCTCGAGTGGGGGCCATCAGAAGGAGGCGGAGGGGTAAGGGTGCGCACCGAGCGGGGCACCTACGAGGCGGAGAAGCTCATTTTGAGCGCCGGGGCGTGGATGGGGGAGCTTGCCCCGGAGGCTTTGGGCGGGGTTGCGGTGGCCGAGCGGCAGGTTTTGGCGTGGCTGCAGCCGCAGAAACCCGAGCTCTTCAGGCCGCAGAACTTTCCGGTATTCAACCTGCTGGTGGAGGAGGGGCGCTTCTACGGCTTTCCGGTCTTTGGGGTACCTGGCTTCAAGTTTGGCAAGTACCACCACCTGCTCGAAGAGCTCGGCGAGCCCGACAGGCTCGACCGGCAGGTGCACTGGCGGGACGAGCAGATGCTCAGGGAGTTTGCCGAGCGCTACTTTCCAGAGGGCTGCGGGCCCACGATGGACCTGCAGGTGTGCATGTTCACCAACACGCAGGACAACCACTTCATCATCGACCTCTACCCTGGGCTCGAGCAGGTGGTGATCGCCTCGCCCTGCTCTGGGCACGGGTTCAAGTTTGCCAGCGTGGTAGGGGAGATACTTGCCGACCTTGCCGACTCTGGGGCCAGCCGCCACGACATCTCCCTCTTCAGGGTGGGGCGCTTCGCCCCTCAGCGGGGGTTTCTCTCCGCACGGGCCTCGTCGAGGCCGCCCGCCGGTACCGCCGCCCGTCTCGAGCGGCGTACGGTAGAGGCCGTGGCCGGGAAAAACGGCCGGCTCCATCGCTTCCCGGAGGCGGGCGAGATAAGCGCGCCGTGGTAG